A single Muntiacus reevesi chromosome 9, mMunRee1.1, whole genome shotgun sequence DNA region contains:
- the USP2 gene encoding ubiquitin carboxyl-terminal hydrolase 2 isoform X1, producing the protein MSQLSSTLKRYTESARYTDAPFTKSSYGTYTPSSYGANLAASLLEKEKLGFKPSPPTSYLTRPRTYGPPSILDYDRGRPLLRPDVIGGGKRAESQTRGTERPSGSGLSGGSGFPYGVTTSSLSYLPVSARDQGVTLTQKKSNSQSDLARDFSSLRTSDSYRLDSGNLGRSPMLARTRKELCALQGLYQAASRSEYLADYLENYGRKASAPQVPTPTPPSRAPEVLSPTYRPSGRYSLWEKGKGQALVSSRSSSPGRDTMEMHFTTRALDDGPAVLLEMPSYPHTHCDFYPLLSHPTCLRPLQALPHPGLHAEAPRPPVCPVNSKSAQGLAGLRNLGNTCFMNSILQCLSNTRELRDYCLQRLYLRELSHSSRAHTALMEEFAKLIQTIWTSSPNDVVSPSEFKTQIQRYAPRFVGYNQQDAQEFLRFLLDGLHNEVNRVTARPKSNPENLDHLPDDEKGRQMWRKYLEREDSRIGDLFVGQLKSSLTCTDCGYCSTVFDPFWDLSLPIAKRGYPEVTLMDCMRLFTKEDVLDGDEKPTCCRCRARKRCIKKFSIQRFPKILVLHLKRFSESRIRTSKLTTFVNFPLRDLDLREFASENTNHAVYNLYAVSNHSGTTMGGHYTAYCRSPVTGEWHTFNDSSVSPMSSSQVRTSDAYLLFYELASPPSRM; encoded by the exons ATGTCCCAGCTCTCCTCCACCCTGAAGCGCTACACAGAATCGGCCCGTTATACAGATGCGCCTTTCACCAAATCGAGCTATGGCACCTACACTCCCTCTTCCTACGGAGCCAACCTGGCTGCctccctcctggagaaggagaagctTGGTTTCAAGCCCAGCCCCCCCACCAGCTATCTCACCCGTCCCCGTACCTATGGCCCCCCCTCCATCCTGGACTATGACCGAGGCCGCCCCTTGCTGAGACCCGACGTCATCGGGGGTGGTAAGCGGGCGGAGAGCCAGACTCGGGGCACCGAGCGGCCTTCAGGGAGTGGCCTCAGCGGGGGCAGTGGATTCCCTTATGGAGTGACCACCAGCTCCCTCAGCTACCTGCCTGTCAGTGCCCGTGACCAGGGGGTGACCCTGACCCAGAAGAAGTCGAACAGTCAATCAGACCTGGCCCGGGACTTCTCCAGCCTCCGGACCTCAGATAGCTACCGGCTGGACTCTGGGAACCTGGGCCGCAGCCCCATGCTGGCCCGCACGCGCAAGGAGCTGTGCGCCCTGCAGGGCCTGTACCAGGCAGCCAGCCGCTCCGAGTACCTGGCCGACTACCTGGAGAACTATGGTCGCAAGGCCAGCGCACCTCAGGTGCCCACCCCGACCCCTCCCTCACGAGCCCCCGAAGTCCTCAGCCCCACCTACCGACCCAGTGGCCGTTacagtctgtgggagaagggcaAGGGCCAGGCCCTTGTGTCCAGCCGCTCCAGCTCCCCAGGGCGAGACACCATG GAAATGCACTTCACGACCCGTGCCCTCGATGATGGCCCTGCCGTGCTCTTGGAAATGCCCAGCTACCCTCACACACACTGCGACTTTTATCCTCTGCTTTCCCACCCAACATGCCTGAGGCCCCTGCAGGCCCTGCCCCATCCTGGACTGCATGCTGAGGCCCCCAGACCACCAGTGTGCCCTGTG AATTCTAAGAGCGCCCAGGGTCTGGCTGGTCTTCGAAACCTTGGGAACACG TGCTTCATGAACTCCATTCTGCAGTGCCTGAGCAACACGCGGGAGCTGAGAGACTACTGCCTGCAGCGGCTCTACCTGCGGGAGCTCAGCCACAGCAGCCGTGCCCACACGGCCCTCATGGAAG AGTTTGCAAAACTAATCCAGACCATATGGACCTCATCCCCCAATGACGTGGTGAGCCCCTCTGAGTTCAAAACCCAGATCCAGAGATACGCACCGCGTTTCGTCGGCTATAA TCAGCAGGATGCTCAGGAATTTCTTCGCTTCCTTCTGGACGGGCTGCACAATGAAGTGAACCGGGTCACAGCGAGGCCCAAGTCCAACCCTGAAAACCTCGACCATCTGCC TGATGATGAGAAAGGGCGCCAGATGTGGAGAAAGTATCTAGAACGGGAGGACAGTCGGATCGGGG ATCTCTTTGTTGGGCAGCTGAAGAGCTCCCTGACGTGCACTGATTGTGGCTACTGTTCTACGGTCTTTGATCCCTTCTGGGACCTCTCTCTGCCCATTGCTAAG CGAGGTTATCCTGAGGTGACGTTAATGGACTGCATGAGGCTCTTCACCAAAGAGGATGTGCTTGATGGCGATGAAAAGCCG ACGTGCTGTCGCTGCCGAGCCAGAAAACGGTGTATAAAGAAGTTCTCCATCCAGAGGTTCCCAAAGATCTTGGTGCTCC ATCTGAAGCGGTTCTCAGAATCCAGGATACGAACCAGCAAGCTCACAACATTTGTGAATTTCCCACTAAGAGACCTGGACTTGAGGGAATTTGCTTCAGAAAACACCA ACCACGCTGTTTACAACCTGTACGCTGTGTCCAATCACTCCGGAACCACCATGGGCGGCCATTACACAGCCTACTGCCGAAGTCCGGTGACAGGCGAGTGGCACACCTTCAATGACTCCAG CGTCTCCCCCATGTCCTCCAGCCAAGTGCGTACCAGCGACGCCTACCTGCTCTTCTACGAGTTGGCCAGTCCGCCCTCCCGCATGTAG
- the USP2 gene encoding ubiquitin carboxyl-terminal hydrolase 2 isoform X2, translating into MSQLSSTLKRYTESARYTDAPFTKSSYGTYTPSSYGANLAASLLEKEKLGFKPSPPTSYLTRPRTYGPPSILDYDRGRPLLRPDVIGGGKRAESQTRGTERPSGSGLSGGSGFPYGVTTSSLSYLPVSARDQGVTLTQKKSNSQSDLARDFSSLRTSDSYRLDSGNLGRSPMLARTRKELCALQGLYQAASRSEYLADYLENYGRKASAPQVPTPTPPSRAPEVLSPTYRPSGRYSLWEKGKGQALVSSRSSSPGRDTMNSKSAQGLAGLRNLGNTCFMNSILQCLSNTRELRDYCLQRLYLRELSHSSRAHTALMEEFAKLIQTIWTSSPNDVVSPSEFKTQIQRYAPRFVGYNQQDAQEFLRFLLDGLHNEVNRVTARPKSNPENLDHLPDDEKGRQMWRKYLEREDSRIGDLFVGQLKSSLTCTDCGYCSTVFDPFWDLSLPIAKRGYPEVTLMDCMRLFTKEDVLDGDEKPTCCRCRARKRCIKKFSIQRFPKILVLHLKRFSESRIRTSKLTTFVNFPLRDLDLREFASENTNHAVYNLYAVSNHSGTTMGGHYTAYCRSPVTGEWHTFNDSSVSPMSSSQVRTSDAYLLFYELASPPSRM; encoded by the exons ATGTCCCAGCTCTCCTCCACCCTGAAGCGCTACACAGAATCGGCCCGTTATACAGATGCGCCTTTCACCAAATCGAGCTATGGCACCTACACTCCCTCTTCCTACGGAGCCAACCTGGCTGCctccctcctggagaaggagaagctTGGTTTCAAGCCCAGCCCCCCCACCAGCTATCTCACCCGTCCCCGTACCTATGGCCCCCCCTCCATCCTGGACTATGACCGAGGCCGCCCCTTGCTGAGACCCGACGTCATCGGGGGTGGTAAGCGGGCGGAGAGCCAGACTCGGGGCACCGAGCGGCCTTCAGGGAGTGGCCTCAGCGGGGGCAGTGGATTCCCTTATGGAGTGACCACCAGCTCCCTCAGCTACCTGCCTGTCAGTGCCCGTGACCAGGGGGTGACCCTGACCCAGAAGAAGTCGAACAGTCAATCAGACCTGGCCCGGGACTTCTCCAGCCTCCGGACCTCAGATAGCTACCGGCTGGACTCTGGGAACCTGGGCCGCAGCCCCATGCTGGCCCGCACGCGCAAGGAGCTGTGCGCCCTGCAGGGCCTGTACCAGGCAGCCAGCCGCTCCGAGTACCTGGCCGACTACCTGGAGAACTATGGTCGCAAGGCCAGCGCACCTCAGGTGCCCACCCCGACCCCTCCCTCACGAGCCCCCGAAGTCCTCAGCCCCACCTACCGACCCAGTGGCCGTTacagtctgtgggagaagggcaAGGGCCAGGCCCTTGTGTCCAGCCGCTCCAGCTCCCCAGGGCGAGACACCATG AATTCTAAGAGCGCCCAGGGTCTGGCTGGTCTTCGAAACCTTGGGAACACG TGCTTCATGAACTCCATTCTGCAGTGCCTGAGCAACACGCGGGAGCTGAGAGACTACTGCCTGCAGCGGCTCTACCTGCGGGAGCTCAGCCACAGCAGCCGTGCCCACACGGCCCTCATGGAAG AGTTTGCAAAACTAATCCAGACCATATGGACCTCATCCCCCAATGACGTGGTGAGCCCCTCTGAGTTCAAAACCCAGATCCAGAGATACGCACCGCGTTTCGTCGGCTATAA TCAGCAGGATGCTCAGGAATTTCTTCGCTTCCTTCTGGACGGGCTGCACAATGAAGTGAACCGGGTCACAGCGAGGCCCAAGTCCAACCCTGAAAACCTCGACCATCTGCC TGATGATGAGAAAGGGCGCCAGATGTGGAGAAAGTATCTAGAACGGGAGGACAGTCGGATCGGGG ATCTCTTTGTTGGGCAGCTGAAGAGCTCCCTGACGTGCACTGATTGTGGCTACTGTTCTACGGTCTTTGATCCCTTCTGGGACCTCTCTCTGCCCATTGCTAAG CGAGGTTATCCTGAGGTGACGTTAATGGACTGCATGAGGCTCTTCACCAAAGAGGATGTGCTTGATGGCGATGAAAAGCCG ACGTGCTGTCGCTGCCGAGCCAGAAAACGGTGTATAAAGAAGTTCTCCATCCAGAGGTTCCCAAAGATCTTGGTGCTCC ATCTGAAGCGGTTCTCAGAATCCAGGATACGAACCAGCAAGCTCACAACATTTGTGAATTTCCCACTAAGAGACCTGGACTTGAGGGAATTTGCTTCAGAAAACACCA ACCACGCTGTTTACAACCTGTACGCTGTGTCCAATCACTCCGGAACCACCATGGGCGGCCATTACACAGCCTACTGCCGAAGTCCGGTGACAGGCGAGTGGCACACCTTCAATGACTCCAG CGTCTCCCCCATGTCCTCCAGCCAAGTGCGTACCAGCGACGCCTACCTGCTCTTCTACGAGTTGGCCAGTCCGCCCTCCCGCATGTAG
- the USP2 gene encoding ubiquitin carboxyl-terminal hydrolase 2 isoform X3 produces the protein MRTSYTVTLPEEPPAAPFPALAKELRPRSPLSPSLLLSTFVGLLLNKAKNSKSAQGLAGLRNLGNTCFMNSILQCLSNTRELRDYCLQRLYLRELSHSSRAHTALMEEFAKLIQTIWTSSPNDVVSPSEFKTQIQRYAPRFVGYNQQDAQEFLRFLLDGLHNEVNRVTARPKSNPENLDHLPDDEKGRQMWRKYLEREDSRIGDLFVGQLKSSLTCTDCGYCSTVFDPFWDLSLPIAKRGYPEVTLMDCMRLFTKEDVLDGDEKPTCCRCRARKRCIKKFSIQRFPKILVLHLKRFSESRIRTSKLTTFVNFPLRDLDLREFASENTNHAVYNLYAVSNHSGTTMGGHYTAYCRSPVTGEWHTFNDSSVSPMSSSQVRTSDAYLLFYELASPPSRM, from the exons ATGCGCACCTCGTACACCGTGACCCTGCCCGAGGAGCCCCCCGCCGCCCCCTTTCCCGCCCTCGCCAAGGAGCTGCGACCGcgctcccctctctccccttctctgctgCTCTCCACCTTCGTGGGGCTTCTGCTCAACAAAGCCAAG AATTCTAAGAGCGCCCAGGGTCTGGCTGGTCTTCGAAACCTTGGGAACACG TGCTTCATGAACTCCATTCTGCAGTGCCTGAGCAACACGCGGGAGCTGAGAGACTACTGCCTGCAGCGGCTCTACCTGCGGGAGCTCAGCCACAGCAGCCGTGCCCACACGGCCCTCATGGAAG AGTTTGCAAAACTAATCCAGACCATATGGACCTCATCCCCCAATGACGTGGTGAGCCCCTCTGAGTTCAAAACCCAGATCCAGAGATACGCACCGCGTTTCGTCGGCTATAA TCAGCAGGATGCTCAGGAATTTCTTCGCTTCCTTCTGGACGGGCTGCACAATGAAGTGAACCGGGTCACAGCGAGGCCCAAGTCCAACCCTGAAAACCTCGACCATCTGCC TGATGATGAGAAAGGGCGCCAGATGTGGAGAAAGTATCTAGAACGGGAGGACAGTCGGATCGGGG ATCTCTTTGTTGGGCAGCTGAAGAGCTCCCTGACGTGCACTGATTGTGGCTACTGTTCTACGGTCTTTGATCCCTTCTGGGACCTCTCTCTGCCCATTGCTAAG CGAGGTTATCCTGAGGTGACGTTAATGGACTGCATGAGGCTCTTCACCAAAGAGGATGTGCTTGATGGCGATGAAAAGCCG ACGTGCTGTCGCTGCCGAGCCAGAAAACGGTGTATAAAGAAGTTCTCCATCCAGAGGTTCCCAAAGATCTTGGTGCTCC ATCTGAAGCGGTTCTCAGAATCCAGGATACGAACCAGCAAGCTCACAACATTTGTGAATTTCCCACTAAGAGACCTGGACTTGAGGGAATTTGCTTCAGAAAACACCA ACCACGCTGTTTACAACCTGTACGCTGTGTCCAATCACTCCGGAACCACCATGGGCGGCCATTACACAGCCTACTGCCGAAGTCCGGTGACAGGCGAGTGGCACACCTTCAATGACTCCAG CGTCTCCCCCATGTCCTCCAGCCAAGTGCGTACCAGCGACGCCTACCTGCTCTTCTACGAGTTGGCCAGTCCGCCCTCCCGCATGTAG